A window of Microbispora hainanensis genomic DNA:
CCGGCGAACAGCCCCACGGCGAGCGGGACGACGGCGGCCCACTCGACGGGCCCGAAGAGGACGAATCCGGCGGCGGAGACCAGGGCGCCGGCACCGAGGAGCATGTTCTTCAGGGCGTTGGCGGCGGGCAGCCGCGGCTCGGCGGTCACCAAGAGGAGGGCGAGGATCATCACCCCCGACCCCGCGCCGAAATATCCGTTGTAGACCGACAGGACGGTCAGCCCGAGCGGGAGGACGGCGTCGGGTGAACCACGCCGTTCGTGGCGCAGCGCGAGGCGGGGTTGCGCGAGCAGCGCCAGCGAACCCCCGGCCACGAGGAACGGCACGACGCGGGCGAAGACACCGGGCGGGGTGGACAGCAGCAACGCCGACCCCGCCGCCCCGCCGAGCGCCGCCAGCGGCACCCACCGCCGCAGCCACGGCGCCCTCCCGCGCAGCTCGGGCTGGGAGGCCAGGGCCGAGCCCGGCCAGCAGGCGACGAGCGCGACGATGTTGGCCACGTTCGCCGCGAGGGCGGGAAGGCCCGCCGCGAGCAGGGCCGGATAGGAGATGAGCGAGGTGATGCCGCCCGCGGTGCCGACCAGCCCGGCGAGCACCCCTGCGGCGGCCAGCAGCACGGCGTCCCCGAACCCCGTCACGAACCCCGTCACGAGCCCCGTCACGAGCCCGGTCACAGTGCCCGTCACGAGGCCGGGCGCGCCCCGGCGTCCGGCGGGGGCGTCTCGACCGGGAACAGGATCGGGCTGAGCAGATGCCGCCTGCGCCGCGGCGCGGGCTCGTTCGTCATCCGCGCGACGATGACCGCGCGCAGCTCCGCGATCATCTCGGCGCGTTCCTCCGGGCTCAGCCACAGCACGTGCTGCCGATAACCCACCTCGTCGGCCGCGGGATCGGCGCCGTCCAGGCCGAGGTAGGCGTCGAACTCGGAGATCAGCGCGGCCATCGCCGTGGCGAACGTGCGCCGGTGGTCCTCCGGCGTCATCGCCGCCACGGTGCCGGCGTCGATCACCACCCGCTCGCGCAGCCGGTAGCGCCGTTCCACCGCGCCGCGCACCCGGTGCTCGCCGTCCACCTCCAGCACGCCGGCGTCGGCGAGCGCGGCGACGTGGCGATAGACGGTCGCCTTGTGCACCTCCGATATGCGCTCGCACAACTGCGCGGTCGTGAGGACCCGCCCACCGGCGAGCGCCTGCACGACGCGCAGCCGCACCGGATGCGCGAGCACCTCCATCACGTCCATGGTCCGAATGATCGCACGTGTGCTACCGTTCGCAGAAATGCGAACAATCAGAGGAGAGGGCGGCATGGGACGACCGGCATCGGAGACGACGGCCCCGCCCCTGGGGCGCCTGTACGACGTCGGAGAGCGGCGGTTGATGCTGCACCGCTCGGGCTCGGGCGGGCCGAGCGTGGTGTTCCTGCCCGGCGCGGGCCTGGTGGGCCTCGACTTCCTGAACGTCCAGGAGGGCGCCGCGGCCTTCGCCACGAGCGTGCTCTACGACCGCGGCGGCACGGGCTGGAGCGAGCCGGCGCCTCTCCCCCGCCGCGCGACCGAGGTCGCCGCCGAACTGCGCGGCCTTCTGCGGGCCACGGCGGTTCCCGGGCCGTTCCTCCTCGTGGGACACTCCCTCGGCGCGTTCTACGCGCGCCGCTACGCGCAGCTCTTCCCGGACGAGGTCGCCGGGCTCCTCCTGCTCGACCCCGGCCATGAGGACATCCTCGACCACATGCCGGCACAGGCCGCCGACCTGGCCGAGCGGATGCGGCCCGACCCGGCGCGGATGCCGGAGCTGACCGGCGAGCAGCGCCGGGCCGCCCGCGAGGCGTACGCCCGCCTGTACGCCGAGTGGCCCGCGCCGTTGCGCGAGGCGCTGATCGGCCACCACCTGGCGTCGTGGCGGACGAGCCTGCGCGAGACGGAGAACTTCGAGACCGAGGTCTACGACGAGCTGCGGGCCGGCGGGCCGCTGCCCGACGTCCCGCTCATCGTGCTGACCGCGGGCGGCGTGAACCCCTACTGGGCGAAGTTCCTGCCCGAGGAGGTGATGCGCGAGGCGCACGACGGGGTGCGCGCCCTGCACGCGGCGATGGCCCGCTCGGTGCCCAGGGGACGGCAGCGCGTGGTCGACGGCGCCTCCCACCAATACCTGCACGTCGAGCGGGCCGACGAGGTGCTGCGGGCGATCCGCGACCTCATGACGGCCATCTGAGCCCGCGTCACAAGGCGGCGCCCGCCGACCGCCGCCAGGCGTCGATCACCGCGCGTTCCTCGTCGGGGTCGAGCCCGGGCGGGAACGCCGGGATCTCGCCCGACCCGGTCAGCCACGCCCAGGTGTCGGCGACCGTCTCCACCACCGGACGGCACCGCAGGCCGGTCGCCATGGCCCGGCCGACGTCGGTGCGGATGAACCCGGCCAGCGCGGGACCGGGCGGGATCCAGCCCGGCAGCGCCGCCCACCGGTCGATCCCGGCCGCCTCGATCGCCTCGGGCTCGACCCAGACCGGCTCGGCGAGCCCGCCGGTGACCGCGACCGCGGACTCCAGCAGGTCGCGGGTCGTGCAGTGCCCCTCCGGGTTGACCAGGTTGACCGGGCCCCGCACCCCGCGCTCGGCCGCGTCGAGCAGCCAGGCGACGAGGTCGCGTACGTCCACGTAGCGGAACGGCTGGCCGGCCGGGCCGGGGGCGAGCATCTCCCCGCCCCGCGCCGCGCGCAGCAGCCAGTGCGGCAGCTGCCCGGGAAGCTCGTGCGGCCCGAGGATCAGCCCGGCGCGGGCCAGCACGGCGCGGTCGCCGAACGCCTCCTCCACGGCGAGCTCGCCGCCCCGCTTGTTGGGGGCGTAGTCGACGTCCTCGGCGTCCGCCGACGCCTCGACCGTGGGCCAGTCCTCGTTCAGGCCGGCCGGCGTCGGGGGCGCGTACACCGCCCGGCTGGAGACGTACACGTACCTGTCCGCGCACCCGGCCAGGGCGCGGGCGCTGTCGCGTACGACCCGGGGCGCGCCGGCCCAGGTGTCCACCACGACGTCCCACCGGCCCTCGGCGAGCGGGGCCAGGCCGGCCGGGCGGAGCCGGTCGCCGGTCACCGCCCGGGCTTCGGGGTGGGCCCATCCGGCGCGCCCGCGCGTGAAGGTGGTGACGTGCCAGCCGCGTTCCACGGCGGCCGTGACCACCCACCGGCCGACGAACGTCGTGCCGCCCAGCACCAGCAACCGCATGCCGTTCATCACTGTCTCCTGATCCGGTAGAGAACGTGGCGGCGCAGCGGGTGACCCGCGGGGAGCGCCGGGTGGTCGAAGTCATCGGCCGGGTCGTGTGTCATCCCGAGCCGCCGCATGACCGCCTGCGAGCGGACGTTCTGCACCGCGGTGAACGAGACGACCTCGGTCAGCCCGGCCCGGCCGAACCCGTCCTCCAGCGACGCCCGCGCCGCCTCCGTGGCGTACCCCCGGCCCCAGGCGGAGCGGGCGAGCCGCCAGCCGATCTCCACGCACGGCGTGAAGGGGGCGGTGAACCTCGGGACCGACAGCCCGGTGAAGCCGATGAACTCGCCGTCGGCCTCGACGGCCCACAGACCGAACCCGTGCTCGTCGAACCCGGCCTCGATGCGCTCGGCCAGCGCGTCGCTGTCCTCCCGGGAGAGCGTGGCCGGGAAGTGCTCCATGACGACGGGATCGGCGTTCAGCGCGGCGAAGGGCTCCTTGTCGTCCTCGCGCCAGCGCCGCAGCACGAGCCGTTCTGTCCTGATCGAATCGGCCACCCGCCGACGATAGTGCACGCAGGCTTTGGCCCCCGATGACGGTCCCCGATGCGGGGGGCGGGAGAAAGCAGAGGCGGAAGTCGGCTAGAGTCGTTCGTGGCCGATGTGGTTTGTGTCCCCCGGGCCGCAATCACCGCCTTCACGGAATACCGTCCGGCTGGAGCCGTGTTGTGCATCTCGCCGAGGAGGCGACCGCCACATCGGCCCTCGACGTGGGCGCCCCGCGAGACTCGTTCTCGCGGGGCGCCGCTCTCTTTCCCGGTCGTTCAACTGCGTCTTCTCACCAGGCCCGGCCCATGGGCAGGTGCGCCAGGCCGGGCGCGGACAGGTGCAGCACCTCGTAGCGTTCCGCGTCCGCGTACGCGCCGGGCACCTCCCGCTCCCACAGCGCGAACGTCAGCAGCCGCCAGTGGTGCGGATCCACGGCGAGCGCGGCGGTGTGCAGGCCCCCGGCGCGGCCCAGATCACGCAGTTCGGCGAGGGCGGCGGTCACCTGATCCTCAAGGCCGGCCGTGGCGGGCAGCTCGGTCAGCCGTCGCGACGCCGCGCGGGGCCGCGTCTCCCGGGCCTGACCGGCCTCGGCGGCCAGGCCCGTCCAGTGCCGCACGACCGGCCTGCCGAAGTCGGCGACGATGCCCTGGAAACCGCCCCCGCCGACGAGGAACTCGCCCATCCTCCCGGGGTCGTTCCACAGGTAGAACGGCGCGTACTGGTTGACCGGCGACCCGGCGACGCCCCGCTCGCGGACCAGGTAGGCCTTCAGGCCGAGCCCGGCCCGGTCGTCGAGGGCGTGGCCGCGCGTGGCCACCCGCTCGCGGATGATCGTCATGTCGTAGCCGGCGGGCAGGGTGATCTCGTACTGCATCGCATACACGGCGGGTCTCTCCGGTGGCTCAGGGGTGGGACAGCAGGGCGAGCACGCCCTCGATGGCCTGGTGGAACGGCTCGGGCGTGCCGGCCGCGCGGGCCAGGACATATCCGCCCTGCAGCACCGCCACGATCGTCGCGGCGGTCGCGCCCGGATCGAGACCGGCGTCGAGCTCGCCCAGGTCGCGTCCCTCGGCCAGCACCTCCGCGAGCCGGTCGCGCAGCCACGCGAACGTCTCCTCCACCGGCCGCCGCAGCGCCGGATCGGCCATGACGTCGGGGTCCTGGGTGAGCCGGCCGATCGGGCAGCCCCGCAGCACCTCCCGCTCGCGCCGCAGGTAGGCCGACACGCGCTCGACGGCCGTGCCCGGGCCGCCCAGGATCTCCTCCACCCCGGCGCGCATCTCCTCCGCCGTACGGGTGATCGCGGCCAGCGCAAGGTCGGGCTTCCCGGAAAAGTGGTGATACATGCTGCCCTGACCGGCTCCCGCCCGCTGCTGGATGGCCCGCGGGCTGGTGCCGACGTAGCCGCGTTCCCAGAGCAGTTCGCGGGTGCTCTCGATCAGGCGGTCCGGTGTGCTCACGCCGTACATACTAGTAGGTACAGAGAACTGTTGGTGAAGCCGTACAAAACATGAGGCGGTGTGTTGCAGGGGTCATACACCTGAGCAGGGGTCGGGGCGGCCTAGGGTATTCCCGTCGGACCGGAGAAGGAGAGGCCGTGCTCTACCCCGCCCTGAAGTTCGTCAGCGTTCCCGTCATGCACGCACTGTGGCGGCCGCGAACGGAAGGACGCGAGCACGTCCCCGCGCACGGGCCCGCGATCCTCGCCTCCAACCACCTGTCCGTGCTCGACTCGTTCTTCATGCCGGCCGTCGTGCCGCGCATGGTGCGGTTCGTGGCGAAGAAGGAGTACTTCACCGGCAACCCCGTCGTGGCGGCGTGGATGCGCGCGATGGGGGCGATGGAGATCGACCGGGAGAACGTCTCCGCCGCCCAGGACATGCTCGACGCCGCGGTGGAGGTGCTGAAGGCGGGCGAGCTGTTCGGCATCTACCCCGAGGGCACCCGCTCCCCCGACGGCCGGCTCTATCGGGGGAAGGTCGGCGTGGCCTGGCTGTCGCTGACCACCGGCGCCCCGGTCGTGCCCGTCGCCATGATCGGCACCGAGAAGGTGCTGCCGCCCGGCACCTCGGTGCCGCGCCTGCACAGCATCGGCGTGCGGTTCGGCGAGCCGATGACCTTCACCGGCGACGCGGGCAACGCCCGCGACCGGCGGAGGGTGACCGACGAGGTCATGGCCGCGATCCAGCGCCTGTCCGGCCAGGAGTACGTCCCCCGGTACGGCGCCAGCGTCAAGGGCTCCGGCGAAGCCGGAGTGTGAACGACGGCGGACCCCGCTAGGCTCTGAACCCGACCGCAGGGCCGTCGTTGGGAGTGCGCGTGCCGCGAGGACGTACCATCGCGATCTCCGCAGCCGTGGCCGTCGTGGTGGCCGGGGCGGCCGCCGGGGGCGCCTACTACGTGTTCCACACGCGCGGCACTCCGCAGGAGACGGCCGCGCGGTTCACCGCGGCCTGGTCGAAGGGCGACCTCGCGGCCATGAAGGCCGAGCTCGCCACGCCCGCCGCGGGCTTCGACGCGGCGTACGCCGAGCTCACGAAGAACCTCGGCGTGGCGAAGGTCACCGTGCGCGACGTGCGGGCCGGCGCGGCGAAGGACGACCGGGCGACCGCCTCCTACACCGCCACCGCCACGGTGAAGAACGTCGGCGACTGGACCTACCAGGGCTCGCTCAAGCTCGTGGTCAAGGACCACTACTGGAAGGTCGACTGGTCGCCGTCCGCGGTCCACCCCGCGCTCGACGGGACCAACCACCTGGCGCTGAAGACGTCGTGGCCGCAGCGGGCCGCCATCACCGACGCCAACGGCGACCGCATCGACGGCGGCGACGTGGGCGGCTCGGTGCAGCAGCTCGTGGGCTTCCTCGACAAGGCGACGGACAAGGACGTCGAGAAGCTGGGCACCGCCTACAAGAAGGGCGACGCCGTGGGCCGCGGCGGCCTGCAGGAGACGTTCCAGAAGCAGCTCGCCGGCACTCCGACCACCGAGATCCAGGTGGTCGGCGACAGCCGTAAGACCCTGCACACCGTCAAGGGCTCCCCCGGCAAGGACCTGCGGACCAGCCTCGACCTGAAGGTGCAGCAGGCCGCAGCGGACGCCGTACGCGATCTGGACAAACCCGCCTCGCTCGTCGCCGTCAGGCCCTCGACGGGCGAGATCCTCGCCGTCGTGAACAACAGGGGCGGCTTCAACCGCGCCCTGGACGGCAAGTACCCCCCGGGATCCACGTTCAAGACGGTCACTGCCGCCGGGCTGCTGGCCGAGGGACTGACGCCGTCGAGCCGGGTGACCTGCCCCAAGGAGGCGGTCGTCGGCGGGCTGAAGATCCGCAACTCCGACCACGAGGCGTTCGGGTCGCTGTCGTTCCTCGACTCCTACGCCCACTCGTGCAACACGACGTTCGCGCCGCTCGCCGCGCAGAAGCTGGGCGCGCGCAAGCTGTACGACATGGCGACGAACCTGGGCTTCAACCGGCCGCTGCGCATCGGCGTCCCGGCGACCCCCGGCAGCATGCCGAAGGCCACCAGCGACGCCGAGCTCGCCGCGGAGGCGTTCGGGCAGGCGAGGATCACCGCGAGCCCGCTGGTGATCGCGACCGTGGCCGCGGCGGTGGCCGACGGCTCCTGGCGGCCGCCCACGCTGGTGCCCTCACTGGAGCAGAAGACCGCTCCCGAGAAGCTGCCGGACGAGGTCGTCGAGCCCCTGCGGTCGATGATGCGGGCCGTGGTCACCAAGGGCACCGCCCACGGCGCCGGGCTGCCTGCGGGGACCGCGGGCAAGACCGGGACCGCCGAGTTCGGCACCGGGCCCAAGCTCGACTCGCACGCCTGGTTCATGGGCTTCCGCGGCGACCTGGCCTTCGCCGTCGTCGTGGAGGCCGGCGGCATGGGCGGCTCGGTGGCCGCCCCGGTCGCCGCGCACTTCCTCAAGTCCCTGTCCTGATGAGGCCGAGGGCGCACGTCACGTGACGGCCGCATCGAGGTCGCCGCTTCACGGCGCCTCGTGGGCTCCGCTAAACCGGCAGAGCGGCGGCGTCGTGCCGCAGGGCCATGACCAGCAGGGTCGCGATCAACGTGGCGATGAGCAACCAGCTCACCGCGATGATCACGGTGGAGCGGCCCGGCAGGCGGCGGCCCGTGCCTCGCCCCTGCCGTCCGCGCTCCGCACGGTGGTTGAACGACTCGAGCCTGGCCGCAAGCTTCGGGTCCTCATCCGTGAGGTGCCGCTCGATCATCGCCAGCATCCGCTCTTCGTCCTGCGACCAGGCCATCGCGCAACTCTCCCAGAACGCAAGGTATGTGCCGACGTTCTGCCCAACCATGAAGATCGTTAGCCGTTTCCAGGGCCGCGATTTACGACGCGTTGCATGTTGCGATCTCCATCGAACCTCTGTTCTAATCTGAGGGTGCGGTGGGAAGGGCTGCGGCTCGAAACGGGGGAAGGCGCACAGGGAGAGACGACTCCCCTGTTCGCGCGGTCGGCGGTGACCCGGACCTTCGACACCCCGGAGTTCCGGGGCGTCACCTTCTACGAGATCCACGCACGGTCGATCATCAACCGGGTCCCCTCGGCCAGCCGGGTCCCGTTCGAGTGGACGATCAATCCCTACCGGGGCTGCACCCACGCGTGCACGTACTGCTTCGCCCGCAGGACGCACGAATATCTCGACCTGGACTCCGGGCGGGACTTCGACTCGAAGATCGTCGTGAAGGTCAACGCCCCCGACCTCGTACGGAGGGAACTGGCGGCGCCCCGGTGGGGCGGGCACCCCATCGCCATGGGGACCAACGTCGACTGCTACCAGCGGGCCGAGGGCCGATACCGGCTGATGCCGGGCATCCTCGCGGCGCTGCGGGACGCCCGCAACCCGTTCTCGATCCTCACCAAGGGCTCACTGATCCTGCGCGACCTCGATCTGCTCGCCGAGGCCGCGCAGGTGACCGACGTCAGCACGGCCGTCTCGATCGGGTTCACCGACGAGTCGCTGTGGCGGGCCGTCGAGCCGGGCACCCCTTCCCCGCGCAAGCGGCTGGAGGTGTGCGCCACGCTGAACGAGCACGGCATCCCCTGCGGCGTGCTCATGGCGCCGATCCTCCCCTATCTGGGCGACTCCCCGCAGGCGCTGGAGGCCACCGTGCGCCGCATCGCCGAGACCGGCGCGACGCACGTCACGCCGATCGTGCTCCACCTGCGGCCGGGCGCACGCGAGTGGTTCATGGCCTGGCTGGCGCGCGAGCACCCCCGGCTCGTCCCCCGTTACCTGGAGCTGTACGGCCGGGGCGCCTACGCCCCCAAGGCATACCAGGAACGGATCGGCCACGCCGTGCGCGCGCTCGCCAGCAAGTACGGCATCGGCCGGTCGGCCCCGCGCGGCGATCAGGCACCAGGAACGGGCGGCGGCGATCGCGCCGCCGAGGCGGGTGGCAACGCCGCGGCCGACCCGGGTGGCGCCCGTTCCTGGCGACGGCCCGGCGAGCGGCCGGCTCCCTCGCCCGCACCACCCGCGCCGCCCGAACAGCTCACGCTCCTTTAGGCAACCGCTGGCGGTAAGCGGCCGTCGGGGGGATAGGCGGCGGTGCGGCCGCTCCTGCTCGGCCCCGGAGCGGACGGGCCGGTCAGGTGTCACCGGCCGATGGCGGCACGGCGAAGGCACCGGCGGATGCGGCGAGAGCGGCGGTTCTGGCCGCCTGGCCGGGCAGGTCCGGGCCGGGCGGCGTGCGGAGAAGCACCAACTGGTGATACACGGGGGCCGTGGCGGCGATGAGCAGTCGCCGGGCGTCCGTGCCCGGCGGGAGTTCGGCGCGCTCGACTGCTCGGCGGACGATGACCTCGCACCGGGCGTACCGGTCCTCCCAGAGCCGCCGTTGGGCGTGATCGGCCTGCTCGGAGCGGAACGAAGCGGCGATCAGGGCCGCCACGATCGGCGGCTGTGCGGTGAGCGCGTCCTGGATCTCGCGGTTCAGTGCCGCCAGGTCGCCCTCCAGAGAACCAGTGTCCGGGGGCTGCCAGGCGTCGTCGCCCGCCGCGTCCAGGACGTCGGCGAGCAGGCCGCCGACGTCTCCCCAGCGCCGGTACACCGTCGCGCGGTGCACACCCGAGCGGGCGGCGACGGAGTCGACGGTGAGCCCGTCATAACCGTGCTCTCCGAGCTCGGCGAGCACCGCGTCGAGCACCTGCCTGCGGATACGGGCGGTACGGCCGCCGGGGCGGCGCCGGGGCGGCGGCACGGGCCTGGCGCCCTCCGGCTCTGGTGTGGAAGAAGTCATCGCTGGTGGTCCGGTTGCTCAATGGAACGGCGGCATGCAAGTATCTTAACGCACCAACTGTCGCAGTAGTGATGCCATCGACCCTCTTCGAAGCGTTGGCCAGGAAGGAAACGACGCGCGATGCCGGCTGTGCCCCCCGACCCGACCGTGCTGCATCCGATGCCCGGGCAACCGCGGGTGGTGTTGCTGAAGCCGCTGATCACCTCGCCGCTGATCGAGGTCGGCGAGTTCTCGTACTATGACGACCCGGACGATCCGACCGCGTTCGAGACCCGCAACGTGCTGTACCACTACGGGCCGGAGAAACTGGTCATCGGGAAGTTCTGCGCTCTGGGTGAGGGCGTGCGGTTCATCATGAACGGTGCCAACCATCGCATGGACGGACCTTCGACGTTCCCGTTCCCGATCATGGGCGGGTCCTGGGCGGAGCACTTCGACCTCATCACGGGCCTGCCCGGACGGGGCGACACGGTGGTGGGCAACGACGTCTGGCTCGGATACCGGTCGATGGTGATGCCCGGTGTACGCGTCGGCCACGGAGCGATCATCGCCTCCGGCTCGGTCGTCGCGGACGACGTCCCCGACTACGGCATCGCCGCCGGCAACCCCGCCAGGCTCATCCGCCGCCGCTACGGCGACACGGACATCGAGCGCCTCCTCGCGCTGGCCTGGTGGGACTGGCCGCTCCAGCACATCACCGACCACATCCGCACGATCATGTCCGGAAGCATCGACGACCTGGAGAACGCGGCGCCGCTCCCCCACGGATGATCCGGCGCTTCAGAGTTCCAGCACTTCCGAATCGAGTCATCGGCATGCCTGCCTCCACACCCCGCAACCCGTTCGCCGACCTGCTTCGCGCCCATGCCGTCCCGCTCACCCACCTCGACCCGGCGGCGCCGCTCGACGACCTGGAGCCGCTGCGCGACATCATCGGCTATGCGCGCGTCGTCGCGCTCGGCGAGAACTCGCACTTCATCACCGAGTTCTCGCTGCTGCGCCGGCGGATCCTGCGCTTCCTGGCCGAACGCTGCGGCTTCACCGTCCTGGCCTTCGAGTACGGCTTCAGCGAAGGCTTCCCCCTCGACGCCTGGGCCCAGGGCCAGGGGACGGACGACGACCTGGACGCCCGGCTCGCCGCGGCCATTCCTGTGGGAGTCGCGGAGCCGCTGCGCTGGATACGCCGGCACAACGCCACCGCCGAGGTGCCGGTGCGCTTCGCCGGGATCGACGTCCCCGCGGCCGGCGGCTCGCTGCTGCCCGCCCTGACCCCCGTCGCCGACTACCTGCGGCGGATCGACCCCGAGACCCTCCCGCTGGTCCAGCAGGCCATCCGGATCGCCGAGTCGTTCGCCGGAGCGTCCGCCGCCTCGGCCGCGCCGGCCTGGACCCGCTTGGCCGCCGCCGAGCAGGACGCTCTCAGTGCGATCCTGATGCGCCTGCTCATCCGGTTCCGTGCCGTCGAGGTGCTGTACGTCTCCCGCGGCGACCGGCGAAGTTACGAGATCGCTCTGCGCCGGATCGAGGCCGCCTGCCACGCCGACTACGGCTTTCGTGCCATGGCCGGGCTGTACGCCGGCACCGGCCTGACCGCCGACACCTCGGCCCGCGACGTCTACATGGCCGGGTCGGTCCTGTGGCACCTGGAGCGCTTCGGCCCCGGCACCCGCATCGTGCTGGCGGCCCACAACGCCCACATTCAGAAGACGCCGGTCTCCTTCGACGGCCACCTCACCGGGCTCCCCATGGGACAGCACCTCCACCGCTGCCTGGCCGATGACTACGTCGCCCTCGCCCTGACCAGCATCACCGGGCACACCGCTGATATGCGTCCCGATGAGGACGCCCGCTTCGGATTCGCCATCGACAACACCAAGCTGGAGCCGCCCGAGCAGGGCAGCATCGAGGCCGCCTTCGCGGATGCCGGGCTCGGGCTGAGCATGGCCGATCTCCGCCGGGCGCGTGCGGAGGCCTCCGGCGGCGCGGGCCCCGACCGCATCCGGATCCAGAGCGCCTACCTGCACACCCCCGTCCTCGACGCGTTCGACGGCATCGTCAACACGCCGGTCTCCACCGTTGCCGGCGACATCGAGAACTGACGCCCCAGAGAGATCCGGGGCGATAAGACAGGTTCGTCGGGACCGCCGTCACCGGCCGCTTCTGTCCTCCTCGTGGGCGGATAGCCCCGCCGCGGGGGTGTCCGTGCGGATACGATCGGCGGCCGTGGAGGACGTCGCCGAGGACGCTGAGGACTTCGTCTGCGCGCATACCCGGCTCGCGGCCGTGCCGTACGTGCCGGAGATACGGCTGCACCTGGTCACGCCCAGCAATGCGCCCAGCGGCGTGCCCACCGGCGGGGCGCCGGGCGTAGGGCCGGACGCGGGCGGCGACGACCACGTGTACGAGTTGTGGGAGCGCGCCGGGCGGCTGCCCTTCTGGGCCTGCCCCTGGGCCGGAGGGCAGGCGCTGGCCCGCCACGTGCTCGACCACCCGGAGATCGTGCGGGGCCGCACCGTCCTCGACCTCGCCACCGGCTCGGGGCTGGTCGCGATCGCCGCGGCGCTGGCCGGAGCCGCCCTGGTCGTCGCCAACGACGTCGACCCGTACGCGCTGGCGGCCGTCGGCGTGAACGCCCGCGCCAACGGCGTCACGGTGCGGGTCGCCGCGGGCGACCTGCTCGACGGGACGCCGTCCCAGCAGGTCGTGCTGGCGGGGGACGTCTACTACGAGGAGCCGCTGGCCCGGCGGGTCACCCCGTTCCTGTCGAGGGCCGGCGGGGAGGTCCTCATCGGAGCGCCCGACCGCGCCTGCTCCTATCTCCCCGAGGGCGTGTTCGAGCAGGTCGGCGTGCATCAGGTGCCGGCCTTCCTGGAGGACACCCCCAGCAAACGGACAACCGTATATCGGCTTTCCACACACGCTGTGACCTAGCTCACAACAACGCGACAACTGCCGGTTACGTCACAGGGAAAGGGGATCTTCATCTGACACGAATCGGGGCGTAACAGTGTCATCTCTTCAGCGCAGGGTGGCCAGGAAAGCGGCGAGAGCGATCGTGCGGGCGCTGGAGGCCCGCGACCGGCGGCGCGCCCGGACGGCGCCGCCGCCCGAC
This region includes:
- a CDS encoding class I SAM-dependent methyltransferase — translated: MEDVAEDAEDFVCAHTRLAAVPYVPEIRLHLVTPSNAPSGVPTGGAPGVGPDAGGDDHVYELWERAGRLPFWACPWAGGQALARHVLDHPEIVRGRTVLDLATGSGLVAIAAALAGAALVVANDVDPYALAAVGVNARANGVTVRVAAGDLLDGTPSQQVVLAGDVYYEEPLARRVTPFLSRAGGEVLIGAPDRACSYLPEGVFEQVGVHQVPAFLEDTPSKRTTVYRLSTHAVT
- a CDS encoding erythromycin esterase family protein; translated protein: MPASTPRNPFADLLRAHAVPLTHLDPAAPLDDLEPLRDIIGYARVVALGENSHFITEFSLLRRRILRFLAERCGFTVLAFEYGFSEGFPLDAWAQGQGTDDDLDARLAAAIPVGVAEPLRWIRRHNATAEVPVRFAGIDVPAAGGSLLPALTPVADYLRRIDPETLPLVQQAIRIAESFAGASAASAAPAWTRLAAAEQDALSAILMRLLIRFRAVEVLYVSRGDRRSYEIALRRIEAACHADYGFRAMAGLYAGTGLTADTSARDVYMAGSVLWHLERFGPGTRIVLAAHNAHIQKTPVSFDGHLTGLPMGQHLHRCLADDYVALALTSITGHTADMRPDEDARFGFAIDNTKLEPPEQGSIEAAFADAGLGLSMADLRRARAEASGGAGPDRIRIQSAYLHTPVLDAFDGIVNTPVSTVAGDIEN
- a CDS encoding Rv2578c family radical SAM protein, encoding MRWEGLRLETGEGAQGETTPLFARSAVTRTFDTPEFRGVTFYEIHARSIINRVPSASRVPFEWTINPYRGCTHACTYCFARRTHEYLDLDSGRDFDSKIVVKVNAPDLVRRELAAPRWGGHPIAMGTNVDCYQRAEGRYRLMPGILAALRDARNPFSILTKGSLILRDLDLLAEAAQVTDVSTAVSIGFTDESLWRAVEPGTPSPRKRLEVCATLNEHGIPCGVLMAPILPYLGDSPQALEATVRRIAETGATHVTPIVLHLRPGAREWFMAWLAREHPRLVPRYLELYGRGAYAPKAYQERIGHAVRALASKYGIGRSAPRGDQAPGTGGGDRAAEAGGNAAADPGGARSWRRPGERPAPSPAPPAPPEQLTLL
- a CDS encoding TetR/AcrR family transcriptional regulator, translated to MTSSTPEPEGARPVPPPRRRPGGRTARIRRQVLDAVLAELGEHGYDGLTVDSVAARSGVHRATVYRRWGDVGGLLADVLDAAGDDAWQPPDTGSLEGDLAALNREIQDALTAQPPIVAALIAASFRSEQADHAQRRLWEDRYARCEVIVRRAVERAELPPGTDARRLLIAATAPVYHQLVLLRTPPGPDLPGQAARTAALAASAGAFAVPPSAGDT
- a CDS encoding DUF3040 domain-containing protein — encoded protein: MAWSQDEERMLAMIERHLTDEDPKLAARLESFNHRAERGRQGRGTGRRLPGRSTVIIAVSWLLIATLIATLLVMALRHDAAALPV
- a CDS encoding CatB-related O-acetyltransferase, giving the protein MPAVPPDPTVLHPMPGQPRVVLLKPLITSPLIEVGEFSYYDDPDDPTAFETRNVLYHYGPEKLVIGKFCALGEGVRFIMNGANHRMDGPSTFPFPIMGGSWAEHFDLITGLPGRGDTVVGNDVWLGYRSMVMPGVRVGHGAIIASGSVVADDVPDYGIAAGNPARLIRRRYGDTDIERLLALAWWDWPLQHITDHIRTIMSGSIDDLENAAPLPHG